A window from Corvus cornix cornix isolate S_Up_H32 chromosome 8, ASM73873v5, whole genome shotgun sequence encodes these proteins:
- the RGS13 gene encoding regulator of G-protein signaling 13, with the protein MSPNTCWICKIFRAEENGISSKVSLEEVLQWSRSFENLVTSKYGPMIYKTYLKTEHSDENIEFWLACEAYKKITSQKKRISVARKLFTSYIQPQAPNEINIDSPARKAIMRNIQEPTQSCFDEAQRIIYRHMERDSYPRFLESQFYQKLKQSLQTNGNKSMVT; encoded by the exons ATGAGTCCAAATACTTGTTGGATTTGCAAGATattcagagcagaagaaaatgggaTCAGTTCTAA GGTGTCTTTGGAGGAAGTGCTACAATGGTCCCGGTCTTTTGAAAATCTAGTAACAAGCAAAT atgGGCCTATGATCTACAAAACCTACTTGAAGACAGAACACAGTGATGAAAACATAGAATTCTGGCTTGCCTGTGAAGCGTATAAGAAGATAACATCCCAGAAGAAAAGGATTTCCGTGGCCAGGAAGCTTTTTACAAGTTACATCCAACCCCAGGCCCCCAATGAG ATAAACATTGACAGCCCTGCAAGAAAAGCAATTATGAGGAATATTCAAGAGCCAACTCAGTCCTGCTTTGATGAAGCACAGAGAATAATCTACAGGCACATGGAAAGAGATTCCTACCCACGATTTCTTGAATCGCAGTTCTACCAAAAGCTCAAACAGAGTCTTCAAACTAATGGCAACAAGTCAATGGTAACCTAA